The sequence GCATGTGCTATGTCAAAACCAGCATTCACAGCGGGTATCATAATGCTCGACTATCCCTCCATGCGGGCCGTGGCGCTCGTTGCTCAAACCGGCAGTTTCGAAAAGGCGGCGCAGGTGCTGTGCGTCACGCCTTCGGCCGTCTCCCAGCGCATCAAGCAGCTGGAGGAGCGGCTGGGCGTGGTGCTGATCGTGCGCGGCAACCCCTGCGTGGCGACGGAGAAGGGCGAATGGCTCTGCCGTCACATGGATCATGTCGGCATGCTGGAAAGCGAATTGTTCCGAGAGCTTCCGGCGTTGGCGGAAGCGGGGGCAGCGCAGGAGCGCGTGACGCTCAACATCGCCACCAATGCCGACAGTCTCGGCACATGGTTTCTGGATGCGGTTTCGAAATTCACTGGCGGCAGCGATTATCTCGTCAATATCGCAGTGGACGATCAGGACCACACGGTGGAATGGCTGCGCGGCGGCAGGGTGCTTGCCGCCGTCACTGCGCACGCCAAGCCCGTGCAGGGCTGCCGGGTCCTGGCCCTCGGCGTGCTGCGCTATCATGCCACCGCCAGCCCGGATTTCATGGCCCGCCATTTCGCCGATGGTGTGACACCCGCAGCCCTTGCCCGCGCTCCGGGGCTGACCTTCAACCAGAAGGACAGGCTGCAGGCGAGCTGGATCAGGCAGGCGCTGGGCGAGGACGTCTCCTATCCCACCCACTGGCTGCCCTCGACGGATGGTTTCGTGAAGGCAAGCCTTTCCGGCATGGGCTGGGGGCTCAACCCGGTGCAGCTTGTGGGGGAGCATCTCAAGGCAGGGAGGCTGGTGGAGGTCGTTCCCGGCACGCCGCTCGATATTCCGCTTTACTGGCAGGTCAATCGGCTGGCCGCCGATCGTCTCGGCGCGCTCACGGCGGATGTGGTGGAGACGGCGAGGGCGGTGTTGTTGCGCTAAGTTGCGGATTGGAGAAGTGGTCGCGACGGAGCGTGTGGCTTACCCCCCTCTGCCCTGCCGGGCATCTCCCCCTCAAGGGGGGAGATCGATCTGTGGCTCGGCCTTGCCCATCTCAACGTTTAAAAGTGAAGTTGAGGTAGTGCTTCTAGCTGATCTCCCCCCTTGAGGGGGAGATGCCCGGCAGGGCAGAGGGGGGTGAGCCACACACTCCGAAAGCATCCTCAGCGTGACAAAACCTCACCGCCGCGCCGCATCCTCCGCGCCCTCACGCAACGACGCATCCGCCACCTTCTGCGTCGTCACACTCAATGCCGAAGCGTCCTTCATCTTCTTGGCGATGGAGCGGATCACACGTGTGGCCTCGGCGGAAAGCGAGCGCGGGCGGGTGAGCGCCGGCATTGAGGGTGTGTTGGCGGATGCGGCCGCCACTTCCGCCGAAGGCTGCGGGCGCGCGCCTGTCGGCAGCGGGTTCTGGATGCCGGGAATGGGGCGCAGCTCCATGCCCTGATGGGCGTAATCCATCAGCCGCTTGAAGGTCATGGCCGGAAGCGCGCCACCCGTCATGTTGTTCATCGGCGTGAACTCGTCATTGCCGAACCAGACGGCGGTCGTATAGTTGCCGGTAAAGCCCACATACCAGGCATCGCGATAGGCCTGTGACGTTCCGGTCTTGCCGCCGGAGACGATGCCGTTATCCAGCGCGCCGCGCCGGGCCGTGCCCATTACCGGAATGGTCACCAGCATCTGGTTCATCTTGGAATTGGCGTCTTCGGAAAGCACCCGTTTGGCGGGCGGCTCGTCATGGCTGAAATCGTAGAGAACGTTGCCTTCGTAATCCAGCACCTGCTCGATACCGTGGCGGCGCGACTGCATGCCATCGGCCGGGAATACGGCATAGGCGGTGGCCTGGTCGAGAACCGTCACTTCCGATGTGCCGAGCGGAATGGTCTTGTCGCTGCGCAGCGGTGTTGCCACACCCATGGCCTTGGCGGTATCGACGATGACCTGCGTGCCGAGCACGTCCTTGGCGAGCCGCACAGGCACGGTATTGTAGGACTTTGCGAGCGCCATCTGCAGCGTTACCCTGCCGGCATAGGAGCGGCCGTAATTCTGCGGCGACCAGCCGCGCCAGGTCACCGGCGCGTCAGAGATCAGCGTTTCCGGCTTCATGCCCTTTTCCATGGCGGCCGAGTAGGTGTAGACCTTGAAGGAGGAGCCCGGCTGGCGCAGCGCCGCTGTGGCGCGGTTGAACTGGCTTTCGCCATAATCGCGCCCGCCGACCATGGCGCGCACGCCGCCGCCATTCTCGATCATCACCATCGCGCCCTGCTTGACGCGGTAACCCTCGCCGAATTCGCGAAGGCCCATTTCCATCGCCTGTTCGGCCGCCTGCTGCAGGCCGGTATCGATGGTGGTGCGCACGACGACGGTATGATCCCTGAACTTGCCTTCGGCGGCCAGCCGCTGCACCTCGTCGAAAGCCCAGTCGAGGAAATAATCCGGCGCCTTCACATCGGCGCGGTCGATGACGGTGGCCGGGTTGCGCCGCGCGCCGATCACCTGGCCCTCGGTCATCAGCCCGCTCTGCACCAGGTTGGAAAGCACGGTGTTGGCGCGCGCGCGGGCTGCCGGCAGGTTGACATGCGGCGCATATTTGGCCGGCGCCTTGAAAAGCCCGGCCAGGATGGCGGATTCGGCCAGCGTCACGTCGGTCAGGTTCTTGCCGAAATAAAACTGCGCCGCCGCAGCAGCACCGAAGGTGCCGCCGCCCATATAGGCGCGGTCGAGATAAAGGCTGAGGATTTCCTTCTTCGACATGTTGGCCTCGAGCCACAATGCGAGGAAGGCTTCCTTGATCTTGCGCTCCAGCGAGCGCTCATTGGTCAGGAACAGGTTCTTGGCAAGCTGCTGCGTCAGCGTCGAGCCGCCCTGCACCACGCCGCCGGCGCGGGCGTTTTCGCTCATGGCGCGGGCAAGGCCGATGAAGTCGATGCCGAAATGGTCGAAGAAACGCCGGTCCTCGGTTGCTAGCACCGCCTTGATGAAATGATCAGGCATCTGGTCGATCGGGACGCTGTCTTCATGGATGATGCCGCGATGGCCGATGGTGTTGCCGTAACGGTCGAGGAAGGTGACGGCGAAATCGCCGCGATAACGCCAGTCCTTCTTGGTCTCCTCGAAAGCGGGCATGGCGAGCGCCAGAAGCACGATCGAGCCGGCCGTTCCGAAAGTCAGCGCGTCGCAGGTCAGGTTGACGGCAAGCTTCTTCCAGCCGCGGACATGCAGCTTGCGCGAGGCGATGGTGACGTCTTCCCAGAAATCCACCAGCCTTGCCGCAGCCGTCCACAGACCGGAATCGATGAAGCTATCGATCCTCAGCAGGATATGCCGTTTCTTGCGGCCTTTTTTTTCGTCTTTTTCTTCCTGCACCTGGCGATGTTTTCCTGTTCAACGCAACGCGGATCGTCGGTATTTCTGCGTTTCAACCCATTCCCGACGCAAAACCATGGCATACTTGTGTCGGAATTGCTTGACGCGGCGGCTTCTTGCGGGCCAATGACCCTCTGCCGCCTGCCAATATGCTAAAATATCGTACAAACCAGCCCTTGGCGATACGATATAAAGGATTAGGGACCGGTTAAACCTGGGCCCTCCAGGAGATCAAAATGAGACGGAAATGTTAACGATGAATGACGCGCCGTTCTGGAAAACCAAATCGCTTCCCGAGATGACCGGCGAGGAATGGGAAAGCCTGTGCGACGGTTGCGGCCTGTGCTGTCTTAACAAGCTGGAGGACTGGGACACCGGCGAAGTGGTGTTCACCTCGGTTCGCTGCGTGCTGCTCGACGGCGAGAGCTGTCGGTGCTCCGACTACGAAAACCGCCGCGCCACCGTGCCGGACTGTATCCAGCTCGACCTGAAGAAGGTGCATGAAATCGGCTGGCTGCCGCCCACCTGCGCCTATGCGCTGGTGCGCGATGGCAAGGATCTCTACTGGTGGCATTATCTCGTTTCCGGCGATACGCAGACGGTGCATCAGGCCGGCATTTCCGCGCGCGGGCGCACCGTCAGCGAGGCCGATGTGGATGTTGACGACTTCGAGGATTATGTGGTCGACTGGCCCCTGACAGTGGGTGAGACGGCGGGTGAAAGGGAGCGGACCTGACGGAAGACGTCAATTCTTGTTTTGGTCCTATTCCTGCCCCATCCGTCTCCTAATGCATGTCATCCGAAAGCGGTCACGGTTTCGGGATCGACTTGTCTGAAATCAAAGACAGCTTCCGGCCATTCCGGCAAATGATCCGCAAAAGCGGACGAGGGACATCAAAACGCATGCGCTACCGGCTGCCCGCCATCGTTCTTTCATGCCTTGCCCTTCCGGGGCTCCTGCCGCTTTCCGTTTCCGCCCAGCAACAGCCCCAGGCCTTTGAATGCACGCTGGTCACGTCAATCGAGACCGGCGCAATCATCAACCAGCAGGGCGCCTGCGACCAGCGCGTCGCGCCGGCCTCCACCTTCAAGGTGCCGCTGGCGCTGATCGGCTTCGATGCCGGCATCCTTCAGGATGAAAAGACGCCCGCATGGGACTGGAAACCGGGTACCGAGGCCCGTGCCGCCGACCGCAAGACGGTCGATCCCTCCATATGGGAGCAGGATTCGGTTCTGTGGTATTCACGCGAAATCACCCGCCGCCTCGGTCCGGAAAAATTCGCCGCTTCCGTCAAGCGTCTTGGTTACGGCAACGCCGACGTATCTGGCGAGCCGGGCAAGAACAATGGCCTCACCCATTCCTGGCTCGGCGCGTCGCTGACCATCTCACCGGTGGAACAGGTGGGCTTCATCCGTCGTCTGCTGGCCGGCAACCTGCCTTTTTCCCGCGACGCGCAGGCGAAGACACGCGCGATCGTGCCGGTTTTCGATGCGCCGGAAAGCTGGGCCGTGCATGGCAAGACCGGCACCGGCTACATGCGTGACGAAAAAGGCAATCCCGACCGCAACCGCCCCTTCGGCTGGTTCGTCGGCTGGGCGGAGCGTGAAGGCCAGCACATCGTCTTCGCAAGGCTGCGCGTTTCCGACAAACCGTCGAATGAACCGCTCGGCCCCGCCGTACGCGACGCCTTCCTGCGCGATATTCCGCGGCTGGCGGTGCATCGGTAGGAGGATCGTTGGTTTGGGCTACGTCTTTATCTGAAAAGTTCAGCGTGCGTTCCGGCGCGCGTGAAAACGACGAGATTCTGCTTCTCATCGAGGATGTAGATCAACAGAAAGTCGCCGCCGACATGGCATTCGCGATGATCGCGCCATTCTCCGGTCAAGTCATGGTCATGAAACTGTGGCGGTAACGGCCCCTCATTGGCGACGAGGAGAAGCATGATCTTCTTCAGTTTATCCATATCGTAGCGCCCGGAATTGTTCAGCCGCTGCCAGTCTTTAAGAAATTGCCGTGTAAAATCTGAACTGCGCGCAACGTCGTCCGCTTTGATGTGACCGGTTTTTTACGGCCTTTGCCGTCTGTCACCGCTTGTCGCCGTCAAGGGCGGTGAGCATAGCTTCCGCTGTTTCGAAGCGGGAACGCCTCGCCGCCGCGATAGCGCGTGCTTCCTCGATAGCGGCAAGCGTTTCGGCATTGGGTCGCGTCAGTTCGATGGGCAGGGCTTTTTCGCGGGCGATCCGCGTCAGCATCATACGCATGACATCGGAAACGGTCAGGCCCAGACTGTCGAGCACAGCGGTCGCGTCGTCCTTGATGGCCTGATCGATACGCGCTCTCACATAAGCATTTGCGGTCATGCTCGACCTCCTTTTGATAATGTTGTATGTAGCTCAAATGAGCATCATTTTCAATATTCGATGCATAAGCGACGGCGTGGCCGTGTTGCCCTGAACCCGGGAAAGGACATCAAAAAATGTCGAACGCTTCCCGCGATGTCATCGGGCTCTATACCGAACACGGCGCCGATTTCGACAAGGAGCGCGGTCGTTCCCTTGCCGAAAAATCATGGCTGGACAGGTTCGCTTCGCTTTTGCCCGGCGGCGGTTCCATTCTCGATGTCGGCTGCGGTTCCGGTGAACCGATTGCCGGCTATTTCATCGCCAGTGGTTATGACGTCACGGGCATCGACGCGTCCCTGCCGCTGATCGAACTTTGCCGCAACCGGTTTCCGGAAAATCTCTGGGCGGTTGCCGATATGCGCGAGCTGGCTCTTGGTCGCCGTTTTGACGGTTTGATCGCCTGGCACAGTTTTTTCCACCTGAAACCCGAGGATCAACGCCCGATGTTCGGCATTTTCCGCCAGCACGCCAATGACGGTGCTGCCCTGATGTTCACGGCCGGGCCGGGACAGGGCGAAGCGATAGGCACGTTTCAGGGCAAGCCGCTTTATCATGCCAGCCTTGCACGCGACGACTATGAGAGCCTGCTCGCCGCACATGGGTTCCGGCTTCTCGATCACATCGTCAATGACCCGCAATGCGGTGGGGCGACGGTTTATCTTGCCAGACGCGTGGCGGTCTGAGGCGACCGCGCGGTTATCTGACAGCCAAGGTGAACGGCGGAAATCCCTGCTTTTATGGCTGGTGCCAGTGCTCACGATTGTGTGTTCAACAAAAAGCTTGCCCATACCTTGACCTTCCCATCATGGGAAGCCCTACATAGGGTCTCGAAAGGGGATTTCCCATGAACGAGACAGTCAGACACGCCCATTCGAACCAACCGGTTTCCATTCCCGTGGAAGGCATGACCTGCGCGTCATGCGTGCGGCGGGTGGAAACGGCCGCGGCCAAGGTGCCGGGCGTCGCCTCAAGCTCGGTGAACTTCGCCACGAAGAAGCTCACCGTCGAGCCCGTCGAGGGCTTTTCAGCCAGGACGCTTGGTGCCGCCATCAAGAAGGTCGGTTACAATATCGCACCGGACCGGCATGAATTTGTCGTCGAAGGTCTGCACAATGACGCGGATGCCGGGCGGTTGAAAACCGTTCTGGACGCCGTCGCCACCACCGTCGACGTGACAATCGACGCCGCAACCGGCAAGGTGGCGGTGGAAACCATCGGTGGACGCCGTGAGCGGGATGCCCTGGTGGAAACGGCAAAGCTCGCCGGCTTTGCGCTGACGACACGCAAGCCGCACAATCATTCCGCCCATCAAGACCACAGCCAGCACCACAGCCAGCACCATGGACATCATCAGGGCCACAGCCAGATGGCGATGGCCGGCGAAAGCGGTGGCCATGACCATATGCAGCATGCGGGTGAAGAGGGCGCGCTGAAACGCGACCTGACGATTGCCGCCATCCTGACCGCACCGCTTTTCGTGCTGGAAATGGGCGGCCATCTCTATGAGCCGATGCATCACTGGCTGATGGGCATCATCGATACGCAGAACCTCTATTACATCTATTTCGTGCTGGCGACGGCGGTGATTTTCGGGCCGGGCCTGCGCTTCCTCAAGACCGGTTTTCCGGCACTCTTGCGCGGCGCGCCGGAAATGAACTCGCTGGTGGCGCTGGGTGTCACGGCGGCCTATCTCTATTCCGTGGTGGCGACCTTCGCGCCCGATCTGCTGCCGGCAGAGGCGCAGTTCGTCTATTATGAAGCGGCAACGGTCATCGTCACGCTGATCCTGACCGGACGGCTTCTCGAAGCCCGCGCCAGCGGCCGCACGGGAGACGCCATCCGCAAGCTGATGAGCCTGCAGGCGAAGACCGCCCGGGTGGAGCGCGACGGTGCGACCATCGATATTTCCCCTGACGATCTGGTGACGGGCGATATCGTCGTCATCCGTCCCGGCGAAAGGCTGGCGGTGGATGGCGAAGTCGTCGAAGGCTCGTCCTATGTCGATGAATCGATGATTTCCGGCGAACCCGTGCCGGTGGAAAAGACGGTCGGCGCAGCGGTCGTCGGCGGCACCATCAACAAGACCGGCGCCTTCAAGTTTAGGGCAACCAAGGTCGGCGCGGATACCATGCTGTCGCAGATCATCCGCATGGTGGAGGAGGCGCAAGGCTCCAAGCTGCCGATCCAGCTGCTGGTCGACCGCGTCACAGCGCTGTTCGTGCCCGTTGTCATCGCGATTGCGGTGCTGACCTTCATCGTCTGGGCGATCTTCGGTCCTGAGCCCGCCTATACTTTCGCGCTGGTCAATGCGGTCGCGGTACTCATCATCGCCTGCCCGTGCGCCATGGGTCTCGCCACGCCGACCTCGATCATGGTCGGCACCGGCCGGGCGGCGGAACTTGGCGTGCTGTTCCGCAAGGGGCAGGCCCTGCAGGAACTGCGCTCGGCGCAGATCGTCGTGGTCGACAAGACCGGCACTGTCACCAAGGGCCGTCCGGAACTGACCGATCTGGTGGTTGCGGAAGGGTTTGCCGATAACGAAGTGCTGGTGCTGGTCGCCGCCGTCGAAGGCCGTTCGGAACATCCGATTGCCGAAGCCATCGTCCGTGCTGCGGAAGATCGGGGGTTGGTAGCGGGAGAGGGACTTGAACCCCCGACCGTCGAGAACTTCGAAAGCGTCACGGGTTACGGCATCGCGGCCACCGTCAATGGCCGCAGGGTCGAAGTCGGCGCGGATCGTTACATGGCCAAACTCGGCCATTCCGTGGAGATTTTCGCTGAAGCCGCCGCAAGGCTGGGTGACGAGGGCAAGACGCCGCTTTATGCCGCCATCGACGGCAGGCTGGCGGCTGCGATTGCCGTCGCCGATCCGCTGAAACCCTCGAGTGTCACTGCGATCAAAGCGCTGCAGGCGATGGGTATCGAAGTGGCGATGGTGACGGGCGACAATGAACGCACGGCCAATGCCATTGCCCGGCAGGTCGGCATTTCCCGCGTGGTGGCGGAAGTGCTGCCCGAAGGCAAGGTGAAGGCGATCCATGAGATGCGCGCCGGCGGCAAGGTGCTGGCCTTCGTTGGCGACGGCATCAATGATGCGCCGGCACTGGCCGAGGCCGATATCGGCATCGCGGTTGGCACCGGCACGGATGTCGCCATCGAAAGCGCCGATGTGGTGCTGGTTGGCGGCGATCTTCTGGGGGCGGCTAACGCTATCGAGATGAGCCGGGCGACTATGCGCAACATCAAGGAAAACCTGTTCTGGGCCTTTGGTTATAACGTGGCGTTGATACCGGTTGCGGCGGGCGTGCTTTATCCCGCCTTCGGCATCACGCTGTCGCCGATGATCGGCGCGGGCGCCATGGCTCTGTCCAGCGTCTTTGTTCTTGCCAATGCGCTGCGGTTGAAACGGGCGAAGGTCGCTCACAGGGAGGTGACGTCGTGAATATCGGCCAGGCATCGGAGGCATCGGGCGTTTCCGCCAAGATGATCCGTTATTACGAGCAGATCGGCCTCATCACCCCCGCCGCCCGCACCGGCAATAATTACCGGGTCTATGGCGAGCAGGACGTGCACAATCTGCGCTTCATCAAGCGGGCGCGCACGCTCGGTTTCTCGCTGGAAGAAACCGAGACGCTGCTGAAACTCTGGCAGGACAAGAGCCGCGAGAGTTCGGCGGTGAAGGAGATCGCGCTCGTCCATATCGCCGATCTCGAGCAGAAGATCGCCGAGATGAAGAGCATGGTGAAGACGCTGTCGCATCTCGCCCATTGCTGCGGCGGCGATAACCGGCCCGATTGCCCCATCCTCGACGATCTCGCGGGCGCTGAGAAGAGCGTCGGCGAGCCCGCAAGAACCCACTGAACTACAATGACAGCCGGCGCGACCATATCGCTACCGGTCAAAAGGAGAAAAAACCATGAGTGCAACCACCTTCCTCGTGTCAGACATGACCTGCGGCCACTGTGAAAAGACCCTGCGCGGCGCTCTCGCCGACGTGCTGCCCGACGCGTCCGTCAGCATCGATCTCGCCACCCACAAACTCACGGTGACGGGTGACGCCGCAACGGCGGAAGCGGCGATCCGCGATGCCGGTTATTCGCCGGAACGGGTGGGCTGAAAGCCATTCTTGCTGGAATGAACATGGAGGGTGTGCTACTGAGTAGCATCATTCTCCATGCCAAAGGAGTGCCGCAATGTCCGTCAAGGCGTCCGTATCCATTTCCGATCAGCAGGACAGCTTCGCCCGCCGGCTGGTGGAGGAAGGGCGTTATGCCAGCCTCAGTGCCGTCGTCCAGCGCGGGCTGGAACTGCTCCGGCAGGAAACCGAGCTGAAGGACGCCGAGCTTGCGGCGCTTCGTGATTTGCTGGTCGAGCGGGGGCAGGGCGACTTCGTCTCCGTGGAAGACGGCAAAGACAGAACCACAGCGATGATAGCAGCCAAGAAGGCCGGCTATGGCCTTTAAGGTCGTGCGCTCGACACAGACGGATCAGGACCTCGGCCTCATTCTCGACCATCTCATCCAGTCCTATCTCGACCTTGGTGATGCTTTGCCGGGGGCTTTCGCGCGCGCTGCACGACGCGTTGGGTCAATTGAAACGGATATGGAAGCGCTTCACAAAGCGCCTTTTCAGGGGACATTATTGACCGGAATATTACCCGGCCTTCGCCGGGTAACGAAAAATCAGGCTGTCTTTTATTTCGATGTCGACGAGGGTGAAAAGACCGTGCGTATTCTCGCGGTCTTTTTCGGCGGGCAGGACCATCTGCGCCATATGCTCACGCGTCTTGTGTCTCGTCGCGCCTCGAATCTTCCCTAAACCTCATCGAAAGCCCCGCCTTCCCTCGATGGATTGCGGTTGATGACGCGTTCCTCGGCATCGTCGGGCAAGGCCTCGTCGCTTTCCTGGTAGGGGTCATCCTCGCTCTCGGCCTCTTCCTCCTCGATTTCCTGTTCGATGGATTGCGGGATTTCTCCCTTGGCGGGAAGGGCGTCGATGTCGAGATCGAGCAGATCCTCGTCCATGGCGTCTTCGTCGAGAGGCATGATCTTCCTGCGGTCCATGACGGTGTCCTTTCTGTCGGTTCACTTGGCAAACGGCCCGGGCGCGCGCAGGGTTCCTGCCGCCGTGGAATTCCTTCAGGTCGGATTGCATGAAAAAGCCGACTTGACCTCAATGGTGCTTGAGGTTCTAGTTTGCCCGCCGTATCGCAAAAATCGAAAGGATACGGCTTTGACGAGTATGGAAATGACGGAGAAAAACGGCTGGGGCGAATTGCTGAGCGGAGCGAACCTCTCGCTTCTGACCGTCATATCCTCCGGTATCGGCCTGCACGCCTTCAACCAGTTCGCGGTGGTGACGGCCTTGCCTGTCGCCGTCAACGAAATCGGCGGCGCCGCCTTCTACAGCTGGGCCTATAGTCTCTATTTCGTCGGCTCCGTGGCCGGCGGTGTCACCGCCGTGCTGTTTCGCGAGCGTTTTGGCGCACGCGCCGTTTTGCTTCTGTGCTGCCTGATCTTTTCCTTCGGCTCGGTCCTCTCCGCAATCGCCGGGGATTTTTTATGGGTCGTCGTCGGCCGGGCGTTGCAGGGGCTGGCAGACGGGTTGATCGTGGCGGTGTGCTACAGCCTCATACCCGCCGGTTTCCGCTCCGGCCTGTTGCCGAAGGTCTTTGCCATCGAGGCGGCGATCTGGGCGGTCGCCTCGTTTATCGGCCCGCTGACCGGTGGTTTCGCCACCGAGCACATGTCCTGGCGCGCCACCTTCCTGCTGTCGGCGCCGCTGATCGTGCTGCTGCTGGTCTACACGACCGTCGCCGTCTCAGTCGAGCGGCCGGTGGCGGCAACGCGCAAACCGCTGGTGCCCCTCATTCTGTGCCTCGTCGGCGCATTGGCCTTTTCCGCGCCTTCCGCCTTTGAGGATGCAAGCCTGCGGGCGATTTCCCTGCTCGCGGGTGCGGCGCTGTTATGGGCTTCGCTACGGGCGGGCATCCGGCCCTCCACCGGGCTTTTCCCGAGGGATTCCTTCCGGTTGAAAACCGTGCTTGGCAGTGGTTTCTGGGTGCTGTTCCTGATGTCCTATGCCCATGCGCTGGGCAGCGTCTATCTCGCTTACGTCGCCATAAACCTGTGGCGCTACGAGCCGACCTTCGCCGGCTTCATCGTGGTGACGATGCCGCTTGCCTGGAGCTTCGTGGCGATGCTGATCGGCAGCCTGCGCTTCGGCCGGCTCAGGGAAATTTGCCTGCATTATGGCCCCTACCAGATGGTGCCGGGCTGCGCCCTGCTGGGGCTGGGGCTTGCGAGCGGAAACTGGGGCGAGATGCTGCTGGGACAAATCCTCATCGGCTCGGCCTTCGGCATGTCATGGGCCGGTATCAGCCAGGCCGCCATGGAGGCTGCGCCCGAGGAAGAGCGCAAGATGACGGGCGCGTTGTTGCCCACTGTTTCGACACTGGGTGCGGCGGCAGGCGCGGGCGCCAGCGGCACCGTCGCAGCCGCCACCGATCTCGTTGCGCAGATCGAAAGCGCCGATGTGACGATGCCGATGGCGTATCTTTACGGGCTGGGTGTTCTGGTTTCGCTCATCGCGCTTGTGACTGCCCGCGGCCTGCGCGGTGCATCACGCTGAGTGCCGCGCGCCGGAAAGCGGTTACGACTGGGTGGTGGCGATGGTGATCGCCGCCAGATAAACCACGAAGGACATGATCGCGATTGCCCCGATAATGATGATGATGCCCTTGCCGGCGCGTTTTTTCTCGGCCCTGTTTTCATTGGCTTCGGTCGGGAACAGGATGGGATCGCTGGTATCGCGGATTTTGGTCATGCCGTTTCTCCTTTTGCGCGTCTGGTCGGCTGTTTCTGAATGATCAACCGCCCGGTCCGCCAAAAGGTTCCTCAGGGGCGCAGCGCCCACGTCGTGGCATGGACCACCGCGCCCGGTGCCGCCTTCAGCACGGCCGAACGCACGGGTTCGAAACCCTCGATGCGTTTTGTGCCGACATACCGGCCCCGGTTGGCAAAGACCTCGATGGAGCCGTAATCGAGGAATATCCTGAGGCGAGAGGCCCTTGCACCCTTGGCGATGTAATGCGGCGAAGCGCCGTCCCGCCCATCCTCATGGCGGATCCACAGGCCGGTTTCATCCGAGACGAGACCGAGCGTGACCGTCGGGTGCTCCAGCGCCAGTTCGAAAGGCGCGCCGGGTGAGGAAAGCTCGAACAATATTTCCACCGCCCCGTTGATGAAGGTAACGCGTTCGCCGGCGGCAAGGCGCGTGCGGTCGAGAATATGGCTGCGCAGGCTTTCCGCAGCGCCGATGGGCGGGGTCAGAAGCTCGCCGTTGAGGTAATGAATCCGGCGCGGCAGCGTCATGGAGGTGGGAAAATCGATTTCCGGATTGGCATCCGCCCAATTGGCGAGCCAGCCGATGCCGATGATGCTGTCACCATCCAGAAAGGCCTGAAAGGCGTAGTTGTCGGTGCCGAAATCCAGTTCCTGACCGAATTCCTTGGTGAAGGCCTTGCCGTCGAACCAGCCGACATCGGCCATGGTGAGGTTCTTGCGCCCGGTTTCCGGGTCTTCGGAATGCATCAGCCCGTAGACCAGAACCCAGCGGGTGGAGCGGGCATTGGCCGGACCGTCGAGCGGCAGCAGGCAGGGGCATTCGATGGCGGTCGTCCTGTAGCGCGTTTCCACCCACAGCTTGCCCACATAGGTCCATCCGGAGGCCGCCGTGGGGTCCTGCGTCTCGTAAAGCAGGATGACGCCGCCGCCATCGCTCTGGCTGCCGAGCACCATTTTCCAGAGCCCGTCGGGACCACGAAACACGTAAGGATCGCGGAAATCCGGCGTCAGCCCCTGTCCGTCCGGGCGGTGGGCGAGAACGACCTCTGCCTGCCCGGCCATGATGAGATCGGAGGAGGTGGCGGTGAGCTGGATCTGCTGTTCGGGAATGCGGTCCTGCACCTGTTCGGTGAAGAAGACGCGGATACCGGTGCCTTCCACCAGCGGAATGGTGGAGCCGGAATAGGCGCCGCCGCGCTTGTCCGGCCGCGTCGTCAGGTCTTCGGAGGGGAACAGGAAGATCGGCAGATGCCGCCAGCGCAGGTAGTCCGAGGAGACGGCATGGCCCCAATGCATGGTGTTCCAGCGCAGCCCGTGCGAATAATGCTGATAGAACAGATGCGGGCGGC comes from Rhizobium rhizogenes and encodes:
- a CDS encoding glycoside hydrolase family 32 protein — encoded protein: MSVVETVTEVSESAIRTLHTDLPVNATFHVWLKAKKAAEPGAVSFSNQNGKFAEVSSINTEEFGFRIYQVFGGGHVELSYDTVTTAVSVIYWFTASDVLETGITVVHTKPDNAAPELPDSYHFRPPFGWMNDPNGFGRFEGRPHLFYQHYSHGLRWNTMHWGHAVSSDYLRWRHLPIFLFPSEDLTTRPDKRGGAYSGSTIPLVEGTGIRVFFTEQVQDRIPEQQIQLTATSSDLIMAGQAEVVLAHRPDGQGLTPDFRDPYVFRGPDGLWKMVLGSQSDGGGVILLYETQDPTAASGWTYVGKLWVETRYRTTAIECPCLLPLDGPANARSTRWVLVYGLMHSEDPETGRKNLTMADVGWFDGKAFTKEFGQELDFGTDNYAFQAFLDGDSIIGIGWLANWADANPEIDFPTSMTLPRRIHYLNGELLTPPIGAAESLRSHILDRTRLAAGERVTFINGAVEILFELSSPGAPFELALEHPTVTLGLVSDETGLWIRHEDGRDGASPHYIAKGARASRLRIFLDYGSIEVFANRGRYVGTKRIEGFEPVRSAVLKAAPGAVVHATTWALRP
- a CDS encoding MFS transporter yields the protein MEMTEKNGWGELLSGANLSLLTVISSGIGLHAFNQFAVVTALPVAVNEIGGAAFYSWAYSLYFVGSVAGGVTAVLFRERFGARAVLLLCCLIFSFGSVLSAIAGDFLWVVVGRALQGLADGLIVAVCYSLIPAGFRSGLLPKVFAIEAAIWAVASFIGPLTGGFATEHMSWRATFLLSAPLIVLLLVYTTVAVSVERPVAATRKPLVPLILCLVGALAFSAPSAFEDASLRAISLLAGAALLWASLRAGIRPSTGLFPRDSFRLKTVLGSGFWVLFLMSYAHALGSVYLAYVAINLWRYEPTFAGFIVVTMPLAWSFVAMLIGSLRFGRLREICLHYGPYQMVPGCALLGLGLASGNWGEMLLGQILIGSAFGMSWAGISQAAMEAAPEEERKMTGALLPTVSTLGAAAGAGASGTVAAATDLVAQIESADVTMPMAYLYGLGVLVSLIALVTARGLRGASR